Within the Limibacillus sp. genome, the region CGCTCATGAAGCACGGTCGTCCTTGGACGCCTTCACGCGCCGCCGCTCCCGGGTCTTGGCCAGCCGGATGAAGCGTTGAAAGGCGTACATGTGGGCGTTGACGATTCCGTCGGTCCCATTCACGAACTCGCGGCGCAGGACATAGGCCTTCAGAAAGGCCAGGAGCGGGATCGTCAGAAGAATGAGCGCGCCCGGCGCCTTTCCCTTTTCCTCGAGGACTTCGGCTTGGGCGCTCGAATAGAAGTTGGTCTTCTCGACATGGTGCCAGAGCGAGCGGAAGGAACGGTGCTTGACCATGCCCTTCAGCTTGGCGCTGCGCGCGCCCGGATGCAGGACCACCGAGTCGTGCACCAGCTCGTCCTTGAAGCCGGCCTTGTCCTTGCGGTAGAGCCGTACCGGCTTGTGCCGCGCCGTCCAGGGATGGCCCGAGGTCTGCCCGGCCTGGATCGGCAGGATCGGCAGCCGGTAGCCTTCCAGCGGGGGCTCGCCGCTGGAGAACAGCGCCTTGATCTCCTCGGCAAGCTCCGGCGTGATCTCCTCGTCGGCGTCGATGTTCAAAAGCCACTTGTTGCGGCAGAGGCCCTCGCCGAAGACCTTCTGGGGGCCATAGCCCGGCCACTCGTTGAAGACCACGCGGGCCCCCAATTGCTCGCTGACCTTCACGGTCTCGTCCTCGGACCCGGAATCGATCACGATGACCTCGTCCACCCAATCGCGGACCGAGCGGATGCTGAGCGGAATGCGGTCAGCCTCGTTCTTGGCGATGATGAAGACGGAAATCGGCAGTGTCATGACTGTCCCAAGAGGCCCGACCGTGCGAGGGCCGGAAAGATAGCCGCAAACTGAGTGGCCTTGCAAAGTCTGCATCTCCCTTGGCTCTGGCCGCAAGCCGCCGAACAGGATAAAAGGCGCGGGAGTTGATCGCGAGAGGAACCGAAAGCGTGAGCGATAACCCATCCGAAGCGCGGACTCCGCGCCTGGCCGTGATCGGCCTGGGTTACGTCGGCCTGCCCCTGGCCGTGGCCTTCGCCGCGCGCTACCCGGTGACCGCCTATGACGTCAAGAGCGCGCGAATCGAGGCTTTGAAGCAGGGCCGCGACGACACGCTGGAGGTCACGGAAGAGGAACTGGCCGCCGCGGTCCACCTGACCTTGACCGACCGGGAGGCCGATCTCGCCGGAGCCGAGATCTTCATCGTGACGGTGCCGACCCCGATCGACGGGGAACGCCGCCCGGATCTGAGCGCACTGGAGAGCGCCTCCGCCGCCGTCGGCCGGACCATGCAGCCGGGCGCGCTGGTCATCTTCGAGTCGACGGTCTTTCCGGGGGCGACAGAGGAGGTCTGCCTGCCGATCCTGGAGGCGGAATCGGGCCTTGCCCTCAACCGCGACTTCACGCTCGGCTATTCGCCGGAACGGATCAACCCGGGCGACCGCACGCACAGGCTGGCCGATATCGCCAAGGTGGTGGCGGGCTCCACGCCGGAGGTCACGGAGCGCATGGCCGCGCTCTATGGCGAGGTGGTGACCGCCGGGGTCTTCCAGGCGGCCTCCATCCAGGTGGCGGAGGCCGCGAAGGTGATCGAGAACACCCAGCGCGACATCAACATCGCGCTGATGAACGAGCTGGCGCTGATCTGCGAGCGCCTGGACATTGCCACGCGCGACGTGCTGGCGGCGGCGCGCACCAAGTGGAACTTCCTGGACTTCACGCCCGGACTCGTGGGCGGTCACTGCATCGGCGTGGACCCCTATTACCTGACCGCCAAGGCCGAGGCGCTGGGCCATCATCCCGAGGTGATCCTGGCCGGACGGCGGATCAACGACTCCATGGCGGCCTTCGTGGCGGGCAAGGCGGTGAAGCTGCTGCTGGCCAGCGGACGGCCCGCACCGGGCGAGGCGCGCGCCGGCGTTCTGGGTCTGACCTTCAAGAAGAACGTGCCGGACCTGCGCAACTCCAAGGTCGTGGAGGTGGTGGAGGAACTCGCCGCCTTCGGGCTCACTCCACTGATCCACGACCCGCTGGCCGCCGAGGGGGAGGTCGAAGCCCTGTTCGGCCGACCTTGCGACGACCTGGAGGCTTTTGCCGGACTGGACCTGCTGATCCTCGCGGTCGACCACCAGGCCTATCTGGAGGGGACGACAAAGCTGCTGACCTGCCTCAAGGCCGGTGGGGTGGTCATGGACCTGCGCGCCGCGCTCGACCCTTCGGACTTGCCGTCCGGCATCACCTATTGGAGCCTGTGAGGAAGGAGGGGCCATGACAACGCTCGTCACCGGCACGGCCGGCTTCATCGGCTCGGAGGTTGCCGCCGCGCTTCTGGCGCGCGGCGAAGCGGTGGTCGGCATCGACAACCTAAACGACTACTATGATGTGCAGTTGAAGCGCGACCGCCTGGCCCGGCTTCAGGGGCAGGAAGGCTTCTCCTTCCTTGAAGGCTACATCGCCGAGATGGCCGACCTGGAAGCGGCCGTTTCCCTCGGCCGACCGACGCGCGTCATTCATCTGGCGGCTCAGGCCGGGGTGCGTTACTCGCTCACCAATCCAGGGGCCTACGTGCGCTCCAACCTCGTCGGCCACGCCAACGTGCTGGAGCTCTGCCGCCACCTGGAGGGGCTGGAGCACCTGGTGTACGCCTCGTCCAGTTCGGTCTACGGCGGGAACAAGAAGCTTCCCTTCTCCGAGAGTGACCGGGTCGACCATCCGGTTTCCCTCTACGCGGCGACCAAGAAGGCCGATGAGCTTTTGAGCGAGTCCTACGCCAGCCTCTACGGGCTGCCGCAGACGGGCCTGCGCTTCTTCACCGTCTATGGACCCTGGGGGCGGCCCGACATGGCGCTCTGGATCTTCACCAA harbors:
- a CDS encoding glycosyltransferase family 2 protein, producing the protein MTLPISVFIIAKNEADRIPLSIRSVRDWVDEVIVIDSGSEDETVKVSEQLGARVVFNEWPGYGPQKVFGEGLCRNKWLLNIDADEEITPELAEEIKALFSSGEPPLEGYRLPILPIQAGQTSGHPWTARHKPVRLYRKDKAGFKDELVHDSVVLHPGARSAKLKGMVKHRSFRSLWHHVEKTNFYSSAQAEVLEEKGKAPGALILLTIPLLAFLKAYVLRREFVNGTDGIVNAHMYAFQRFIRLAKTRERRRVKASKDDRAS
- a CDS encoding nucleotide sugar dehydrogenase, with protein sequence MSDNPSEARTPRLAVIGLGYVGLPLAVAFAARYPVTAYDVKSARIEALKQGRDDTLEVTEEELAAAVHLTLTDREADLAGAEIFIVTVPTPIDGERRPDLSALESASAAVGRTMQPGALVIFESTVFPGATEEVCLPILEAESGLALNRDFTLGYSPERINPGDRTHRLADIAKVVAGSTPEVTERMAALYGEVVTAGVFQAASIQVAEAAKVIENTQRDINIALMNELALICERLDIATRDVLAAARTKWNFLDFTPGLVGGHCIGVDPYYLTAKAEALGHHPEVILAGRRINDSMAAFVAGKAVKLLLASGRPAPGEARAGVLGLTFKKNVPDLRNSKVVEVVEELAAFGLTPLIHDPLAAEGEVEALFGRPCDDLEAFAGLDLLILAVDHQAYLEGTTKLLTCLKAGGVVMDLRAALDPSDLPSGITYWSL
- a CDS encoding NAD-dependent epimerase/dehydratase family protein; this translates as MTTLVTGTAGFIGSEVAAALLARGEAVVGIDNLNDYYDVQLKRDRLARLQGQEGFSFLEGYIAEMADLEAAVSLGRPTRVIHLAAQAGVRYSLTNPGAYVRSNLVGHANVLELCRHLEGLEHLVYASSSSVYGGNKKLPFSESDRVDHPVSLYAATKKADELLSESYASLYGLPQTGLRFFTVYGPWGRPDMALWIFTKAILAGEPIPVFNHGEMRRDFTYIDDIVEGVLAVAGKAPEASGEGPPHRLYNIGNNKPEQLLDMIALLEESLGRKAEMELLPMQPGDVPATYADIAAISRDFGFRPRTPIAEGIPKFVAWYRDYHGL